The following coding sequences are from one Brienomyrus brachyistius isolate T26 chromosome 15, BBRACH_0.4, whole genome shotgun sequence window:
- the sgip1a gene encoding SH3-containing GRB2-like protein 3-interacting protein 1 isoform X5, which produces MMEGLKKRTRKAFGIRKKEKDADSTGSLDRDGCDHQETESPQQKSNGAPNGICGEMDWERYNAPDVDEEGYSIRPEDDEEGIKGKFFSSSDSEGEDDQLKKFKIKIKPKESAEIITPSMEELKASIGNIALSPALMGLMKANMTGEEIARPRRSVITAPPVAAFENAPPRDPTPIPEDSATLFGPPLETAFEGEKMEAVIDEPGVWGAAPTESPDFPSGTPPLHPPKNVSALPPLFGPPSTFPEMSRNGGDEPSESVKPSFADLDSIFGPVKAPEPMEAVVENKWISFSDDSPERLLPLGEQAPPLPQAPPPDSPPRVPATPPQEDKSDRPRSSSPLSVHIIPPQLENNQGDQKSLGATPGSQNLPGSAASQAEPPTSSPELCSGYGPESGSSSPARPSTPVAGSEPAPPPPPPRPPSRPSAPLGKPSVGEGAPVFCPPVPSCSPPPLAPLARAESTSSISSTNSLSAANTPTVSREPSGAVSENDQPSLVWFDRGKFYLTFEGCSRGPSPLTMGAQDTLPVAAAFTETINAYFKGADPSKCVVKITGEMVLSFPAGITRHFANNPYPAVLTFSITNYDRLEHVLPNPQLLCCDATQSSGNFWVNMASLMVHLKKVAEQKPQATYYNVDMLKYQVSSQGVQTTPLNLAVSWRCESTSTDLRIDYKYNGEVMNVPTALNNVQFLVPVDGGVTKLQAVLPPAAWNAEQQRVLWKIPDISQKSENGGVGSLLARFQLTDGPSKPAPLAVQFTSEGSTLSGCDIELAGTGYRLSLVKKRFAAGKYLAD; this is translated from the exons GATTGAAGAAACGTACCCGAAAGGCTTTCGGGATACGCAAGAAAGAGAAGGATGCCGATTCCAC GGGATCGCTGGACAGAGATGGATGT GACCATCAAGAGACCGAATCG CCACAGCAAAAGAGCAACGGTGCTCCAAATGGGATCTGTGGAGAAATGGACTGGGAGCGATAT AATGCTCCTGACGTGGACGAGGAGGGGTACAGTATTAGGCCGGAAGATGACGAAGAGG GCATTAAGGGAAAGTTTTTCTCATCCAGTGATTCTGAAGGGGAGGATGACCAGCTGAAAAAGTTCAAAATCAAGATCAAACCTAAAGAGAGTGCTGAAATTATCACACCCTCCATGGAGGAGCTGAAGGCTTCTATAGGAAACATAGCACTATCTCCTGCTCTAATG GGCCTGATGAAAGCGAATATGACTG GTGAAGAAATCGCAAGACCGAGACGGTCCGTGATCACAGCACCCCCGGTTGCAGCTTTCGAAAATGCACCCCCAAG AGATCCAACTCCGATACCAGAGGACTCGGCCACCTTATTTGGACCTCCTCTAGAGACAGCGTTCGAAGGAGAGAAAATGGAAG CGGTTATAGACGAGCCCGGTGTGTGGGGTGCAGCTCCTACTGAGTCACCTGACTTTCCTTCCGGAA CTCCACCTCTGCATCCACCCAAGAATGTCTCAGCCCTGCCTCCCTTGTTTGGGCCCCCATCCACATTTCCtg AGATGTCGAGGAATGGAGGCGATGAGCCATCAGAATCAGTCAAGCCCTCATTCGCGGACCTGGACTCCATCTTTGGACCTGTTAAAGCCCCTGAACCCATggaggctgtggtggagaataAATGGATCAGCTTCAGTGATGACTCACCCGAGAGACTCCTCCCTCTGGGAGAACAGGCCCCGCCCCTTCCTCAGGCTCCGCCCCCAGACTCACCCCCTCGAGTTCCAGCCACTCCCCCTCAGGAGGACAAGTCTGACCGACCTAGAAGCTCCTCCCCATTGTCTGTTCACATTATTCCCCCACAACTTGAAAATAACCAGGGAGATCAGAAGAGCCTGGGAGCCACACCGGGCAGTCAGAACCTCCCAGGGTCCGCGGCCTCACAGGCAGAACCTCCCACGTCCTCACCTGAACTCTGCTCTGGCTACGGCCCCGAGAGTG GGTCTTCATCCCCGGCTCGCCCTTCCACACCTGTGGCTGGCAGCGAAcctgccccaccccctcccccgccaagACCCCCCTCAAGACCTTCAGCACCCCTTGGGAAGCCCAGTGTGGGGGAAGGG GCCCCAGTGTTCTGCCCCCCTGTCCCTTCctgcagccccccaccccttgcCCCGCTGGCACGGGCAGAGAGCAcctcctccatctcctccaCCAACTCGCTAAGCGCCGCCAACACACCCACCGTCAGTCGGGAGCCCTCAGGTGCCGTGTCAG aAAATGACCAGCCTTCCCTGGTTTGGTTTGACAGAGGGAAGTTTTATTTAACCTTCGAAG GCTGTTCCCGAGGGCCCAGTCCTCTCACCATGGGTGCCCAGGACACCCTTCCTGTGGCGGCTGCATTCACAGAGACCATCAACGCCTACTTCAAGGGGGCAGATCCAAGCAA GTGTGTGGTGAAGATCACTGGGGAGATGGTGCTGTCCTTCCCGGCCGGGATCACAAGACATTTTGCTAATAATCCCTACCCAGCCGTCTTAACGTTCAGCATAACCAACTACGACCGACTGGAGCACGTCCTCCCTAACCCTCAGCTGCTGTGCTG TGATGCTACGCAATCCAGTGGTAACTTCTGGGTGAACATGGCCAGCTTGATGGTCCACCTGAAGAAAGTGGCCGAGCAGAAGCCCCAAGCCACCTACTACAACGTGGACATGCTGAAATATCAG GTATCTTCCCAGGGCGTCCAAACCACACCACTGAATCTGGCGGTCAGCTGGAGGTGCGAGTCGACATCCACAGACCTCCGGATTGACTACAAGTACAACGGGGAGGTCATGAACGTGCCCACGGCACTCAACAACGTGCAGTTCCTGGTGCCCGTGGATGGCGGCGTGACCAAACTGCAGGCGGTCCTTCCCCCCGCGGCGTG GAATGCGGAGCAACAGCGGGTCCTGTGGAAGATTCCGGATATTTCACAGAAGTCGGAGAATGGAG GTGTTGGTTCGCTACTGGCGAGGTTCCAGCTGACGGACGGGCCCAGTAAACCTGCGCCGCTAGCAGTCCAGTTCACCAGCGAGGGTAGCACTCTTTCAGGCTGTGACATCGAGCTGGCGGGGACCGGGTACAGGTTATCGCTCGTCAAGAAGAGGTTTGCAGCAG gAAAATACTTAGCGGATTAA